A genomic region of Ensifer adhaerens contains the following coding sequences:
- a CDS encoding TCR/Tet family MFS transporter, translating to MLDEKFVRRGLFLVFLILFLDIIGIAIIVPVLPTYLEELTGSGVSEAAIDGGWLLLVYAAMQFLFAPLIGNLSDRFGRRPVLLASVFTFALDNLICAVATSYWMLFIGRVLAGISGASFGTASAYIADISHDGNRAKNFGLIGIAFGTGFALGPVLGGLLGELGPRVPFYGAAALSFLNFILGVFLLPETLDRAHRRRFEWKRANPLGALKQMRNYPGIGWVGLVFFLFWLAHSVYPSVWSFVSNYRYGWSEGQIGLSLGIFGIGGAFVMAVILPRIVPRLGEWRTAALGLAFTTLGAIGYAGAWQGWMIYAVIIATALESLADPPLRSIAAAHVPPSAQGELQGALTSIGSITTIIGPLIFTQAFGYFTSPSAPAAFAGAPYALASCFLVGALIVFLMKIPSSRAVAPQGTETAEPVTVAAPEAAEAVERSRVHGN from the coding sequence ATGCTCGACGAGAAGTTTGTGCGACGTGGTCTGTTCCTCGTCTTTCTCATCCTGTTCCTGGATATCATCGGTATCGCGATCATCGTCCCGGTGCTGCCGACCTATCTCGAGGAATTGACCGGTTCGGGCGTCAGCGAGGCGGCGATCGATGGCGGCTGGCTGCTGCTCGTCTATGCGGCGATGCAGTTTCTCTTCGCCCCGCTGATCGGCAACCTCAGCGACCGCTTCGGACGGCGCCCGGTACTGCTTGCGTCCGTCTTCACCTTCGCACTCGACAATCTGATCTGCGCGGTCGCCACCAGCTATTGGATGCTGTTCATCGGTCGTGTTCTCGCCGGCATCAGCGGCGCGAGCTTCGGCACGGCCTCGGCCTATATCGCCGACATCAGCCATGACGGAAACCGCGCCAAGAATTTTGGGCTGATCGGCATCGCCTTCGGCACCGGATTCGCGCTCGGCCCCGTGCTTGGCGGCCTGCTCGGCGAACTCGGCCCGCGGGTGCCGTTCTATGGCGCTGCAGCACTATCCTTCCTCAACTTCATCCTCGGCGTGTTTCTGCTGCCGGAAACGCTGGACCGTGCCCATCGCCGTCGTTTCGAATGGAAACGCGCCAATCCGCTCGGCGCCCTCAAGCAGATGCGCAACTATCCGGGCATCGGCTGGGTCGGGCTCGTCTTCTTTCTCTTCTGGCTCGCCCACTCCGTCTATCCGTCGGTCTGGTCGTTCGTATCCAACTACCGCTATGGCTGGAGCGAGGGGCAGATCGGGTTGTCGCTGGGCATCTTCGGCATCGGCGGCGCGTTCGTCATGGCCGTTATCCTGCCGCGCATCGTGCCACGGCTCGGCGAGTGGCGGACAGCGGCGCTCGGCCTGGCCTTCACGACGCTCGGCGCTATTGGCTATGCCGGCGCCTGGCAGGGATGGATGATCTATGCGGTGATCATCGCAACCGCGCTCGAAAGTCTCGCCGATCCGCCGCTGCGCAGCATCGCGGCCGCCCATGTGCCGCCTTCGGCACAGGGCGAGCTTCAGGGGGCGTTGACCAGCATCGGCAGCATCACAACCATCATCGGCCCGCTGATCTTCACCCAGGCCTTCGGCTACTTCACAAGCCCCAGCGCTCCCGCCGCCTTCGCCGGCGCCCCCTATGCGCTGGCGAGCTGCTTCCTCGTCGGCGCGCTCATCGTCTTCCTCATGAAGATCCCGAGTAGCAGGGCGGTCGCACCGCAGGGCACGGAGACTGCCGAGCCGGTCACGGTTGCAGCGCCGGAAGCGGCCGAGGCAGTCGAGCGTTCGCGAGTGCACGGAAATTGA
- a CDS encoding zinc-dependent alcohol dehydrogenase family protein — MKALRLEGIGRLSVVEVEKPLPGPRDLLVRVEACGICGTDRHLLHGEFPSKPPVTLGHEFCGIVEAIGSEVSDIAIGARITGDPNIACGACPQCSTGRVNLCRNLRAIGIHRDGGFADYVLVPRKQAFELPRALDPVRGAFCEPLACCLHGVDMSGIRAGSSVIVLGGGVIGLLVVQLARLAGATTVILSTRQAVKRRLAEELGATATVDPSSADIVEFVTGDSGLVPGGVDVVIECAGVAETVGQATRLAKAGGTVVILGVMPQGETVEIEPFDILFRELRVLGSFINPFVHRRAAELVASGAIEIDKLISRRVMLDEAAGVIAHPPAAGEVKVLVIPGSA, encoded by the coding sequence ATGAAGGCGTTGCGGCTTGAAGGAATCGGTCGGCTCAGCGTGGTCGAAGTCGAAAAGCCCCTGCCCGGTCCACGGGACCTGCTCGTCCGGGTCGAAGCCTGTGGCATCTGCGGCACCGACCGGCATCTGCTGCATGGCGAATTTCCCTCGAAACCGCCGGTCACCCTTGGTCATGAATTCTGCGGCATCGTCGAAGCCATAGGAAGTGAAGTCTCGGATATAGCAATCGGCGCGCGCATTACCGGTGACCCCAACATCGCCTGTGGCGCTTGCCCCCAGTGCAGCACAGGACGTGTCAACCTTTGCCGCAATCTGCGGGCAATTGGCATCCACCGTGATGGCGGCTTCGCCGACTATGTTCTTGTGCCGCGCAAGCAGGCTTTCGAACTGCCGCGGGCCCTCGATCCGGTTCGCGGCGCCTTTTGCGAGCCGCTGGCCTGCTGCCTGCATGGCGTGGACATGTCAGGCATTCGCGCCGGCTCCTCCGTCATCGTTCTGGGTGGCGGAGTGATCGGCCTGCTGGTGGTGCAGCTCGCCAGGCTCGCGGGCGCCACCACGGTGATCCTGTCGACCCGACAGGCGGTGAAGCGTCGCCTCGCCGAAGAGCTCGGTGCGACCGCGACCGTCGATCCCTCCTCGGCCGATATCGTCGAATTCGTCACTGGCGATTCCGGGCTCGTTCCCGGTGGGGTCGATGTCGTCATCGAATGCGCCGGTGTTGCCGAAACCGTCGGGCAGGCGACACGCCTCGCAAAGGCGGGCGGTACGGTTGTCATCCTTGGCGTCATGCCGCAGGGCGAGACCGTGGAGATCGAGCCCTTCGATATTCTCTTCCGCGAACTGCGCGTGCTCGGGTCCTTCATCAACCCGTTCGTGCATCGGCGCGCCGCCGAGCTGGTGGCCTCCGGTGCCATCGAGATCGACAAGCTGATCTCCCGGCGCGTGATGCTCGATGAGGCTGCGGGCGTCATCGCGCATCCGCCGGCAGCGGGCGAAGTGAAGGTTCTGGTGATCCCCGGTAGCGCCTGA
- a CDS encoding LysR family transcriptional regulator: MNDLPLADLDAFTAVAAARSFRAAAKTRGVSASALSEALRRLEAKLQVRLLNRTTRSVTLTEAGMRLLDRLTPALGEIAGALDQVNEMRDSPAGTLKLNVPTVVAREILPPIVGRFLSEHPAIALEVTAEDGFVDVLAAGFDAGVRYEERVERDMIAIPIGPRRQRYVTAAAPDYLARRGMPQHPRDLLEHACIRHRFSSGISLPWEFGEGDMALTIAPPAVVTANAIDLELGAALDGLGIIRTFEEFVAPAIAAGRLVPILGDWTTSFSGPFLYYASRRHMPAALRAFVDFLQLEQRRKNG, translated from the coding sequence ATGAACGACCTTCCACTTGCCGATCTCGATGCCTTTACCGCCGTCGCCGCCGCACGCAGCTTCCGCGCAGCAGCCAAGACACGCGGCGTTTCTGCGTCCGCGCTCAGCGAGGCGCTGCGGCGGCTTGAAGCCAAACTACAAGTGCGCCTGCTCAACCGCACAACCCGCAGCGTGACGCTGACGGAGGCGGGCATGCGGCTGCTCGATCGGCTGACGCCGGCGCTCGGCGAAATTGCCGGCGCGCTCGACCAGGTGAACGAGATGCGCGACAGTCCGGCGGGAACGCTGAAACTGAATGTTCCGACCGTCGTCGCCCGGGAGATATTACCACCGATTGTCGGCCGCTTCCTCAGCGAGCATCCGGCAATCGCCCTGGAAGTGACAGCCGAAGACGGGTTTGTCGACGTTCTGGCGGCCGGCTTCGATGCCGGTGTGCGCTACGAGGAACGGGTCGAACGCGATATGATCGCCATACCGATCGGGCCGCGCCGCCAACGCTATGTCACCGCCGCTGCGCCGGATTACCTCGCCAGGCGGGGCATGCCGCAACATCCGCGCGATCTGCTCGAGCACGCCTGCATTCGCCACCGTTTCTCAAGCGGCATTTCTCTTCCCTGGGAATTCGGCGAGGGTGATATGGCACTGACGATCGCACCGCCGGCGGTAGTGACCGCAAATGCGATCGACCTCGAACTCGGTGCTGCCCTCGATGGGCTCGGGATCATCAGAACCTTCGAAGAGTTCGTCGCCCCCGCAATCGCCGCGGGGCGGCTCGTGCCCATCCTCGGCGACTGGACGACGAGCTTTTCCGGACCGTTTCTCTACTACGCAAGCCGCAGACATATGCCGGCGGCGCTGCGCGCCTTCGTGGATTTCCTGCAGCTCGAACAGCGGCGCAAAAACGGCTGA
- the carB gene encoding carbamoyl-phosphate synthase large subunit, with amino-acid sequence MPKRQDIKSILIIGAGPIVIGQACEFDYSGTQACKALKEEGYRVILVNSNPATIMTDPGLADATYVEPITPEVVAKIIAKERPDALLPTMGGQTALNTALSLRRMGVLDRYNVEMIGAKPDAIDKAEDRALFREAMAKIGLETPKSRLANATDIKDHDRKVHEAERAELKSRLSGSELDKALDNLENQWNLGEGDRKQRYMNHAMAIAAQALDDVGLPAIIRPSFTLGGTGGGIAYNRTEFFDIVGSGLDASPTTEVLIEESVLGWKEYEMEVVRDTADNCIIICSIENIDPMGVHTGDSITVAPALTLTDKEYQIMRNASIAVLREIGVETGGSNVQFAVNPKDGRLVVIEMNPRVSRSSALASKATGFPIAKIAAKLAIGYTLDELDNDITGGATPASFEPSIDYVVTKIPRFAFEKFPGASPVLTTAMKSVGEVMAIGRTFAESLQKALRGMETGLTGLDEIEIPDMDENGDGRNAIRAAIGTPTPDRLRMVAQALRLGMSEAEVHEASKIDPWFIAQFKAIVDMEARIREHGLPQDADNLRMLKAMGFSDARLATLGGKRPKEVAELRNALNVRPVYKRIDTCAAEFASPTAYMYSTYETPFVGAARSEAEVSDRKKVVILGGGPNRIGQGIEFDYCCCHAAFALKDAGYEAIMINCNPETVSTDYDTSDRLYFEPLTAEDVIEIMRAEQEKGELVGVIVQFGGQTPLKLAEALEKNGIPILGTAPDAIDLAEDRDRFQKLLMKLDLNQPNNGIAYSVEQARLVAGEIGFPLVVRPSYVLGGRAMQIIHSESMLQSYLLDTVPGLVPEDIKQRYPNDKTGQINTLLGKNPLLFDSYLTNATEVDVDCLCDGKDVFVSGIMEHIEEAGIHSGDSACSLPVHTLDTAMVDELERQTAALAKALNVGGLMNVQFAIKDGTIYVLEVNPRASRTVPFVAKTIGAPIAKIAARVMAGEALDVAIAAYGEKPDPRNLKHIAVKEAVFPFARFPGVDTLLGPEMRSTGEVIGLDTDYALAFAKSQLGAGVDLPRDGTVFVSVRDEDKTRVLPAIRILVDIGFKVMATGGTARFLGEHGIAASKVNKVQEGRPHVEDAIRNRQVQLVFNTTDSNKAISDSKSLRRATLMQKVPYYTTMAGAEAAAHAIKALKAGSLEVRPLQSYFKA; translated from the coding sequence ATGCCGAAGCGCCAAGATATCAAGTCCATTCTTATCATCGGCGCAGGGCCGATCGTCATCGGTCAGGCATGCGAATTCGACTATTCCGGCACCCAGGCCTGTAAGGCGCTGAAGGAGGAAGGCTACCGTGTCATCCTCGTCAACTCCAACCCCGCAACGATCATGACCGATCCGGGCCTCGCCGACGCAACTTACGTCGAGCCGATCACCCCGGAAGTTGTCGCCAAGATCATCGCCAAGGAGCGCCCCGACGCCCTGCTCCCGACCATGGGTGGCCAGACGGCGCTCAACACCGCGCTGTCGCTGCGCCGCATGGGCGTGCTCGACCGCTACAATGTCGAGATGATCGGCGCAAAGCCGGATGCGATCGACAAGGCCGAAGACCGCGCGCTCTTCCGTGAGGCCATGGCGAAGATCGGCCTGGAGACGCCGAAGTCGCGGCTGGCCAACGCGACCGACATCAAGGACCACGACCGTAAGGTGCATGAGGCCGAGCGCGCCGAACTGAAGAGCCGGCTCTCCGGCTCCGAGCTCGACAAGGCGCTGGATAATCTCGAAAACCAGTGGAACCTCGGTGAAGGCGATCGCAAGCAGCGCTACATGAACCACGCGATGGCGATTGCAGCGCAGGCGCTCGACGATGTCGGCCTGCCGGCGATCATCCGCCCGTCCTTCACGCTCGGCGGCACCGGCGGCGGCATCGCCTACAACCGCACCGAATTCTTCGACATCGTCGGCAGCGGTCTCGATGCATCGCCGACCACCGAAGTGCTGATCGAAGAATCGGTGCTCGGCTGGAAGGAGTACGAGATGGAAGTCGTCCGCGACACGGCGGACAACTGCATCATCATCTGCTCGATCGAAAACATCGACCCGATGGGCGTCCACACCGGCGATTCGATCACCGTTGCTCCGGCGCTGACGCTGACGGACAAGGAATACCAGATCATGCGCAACGCCTCGATCGCGGTTCTGCGCGAGATCGGCGTTGAGACCGGCGGTTCGAACGTGCAGTTCGCCGTCAACCCGAAGGACGGGCGCCTGGTCGTCATCGAGATGAACCCGCGCGTTTCGCGCTCTTCAGCTCTGGCGTCGAAGGCGACCGGCTTCCCGATCGCCAAGATCGCGGCGAAGCTTGCGATCGGCTACACGCTCGACGAACTCGACAACGACATCACCGGCGGCGCAACCCCGGCTTCGTTCGAACCGTCGATCGACTACGTCGTCACCAAGATCCCGCGCTTTGCATTCGAGAAGTTCCCGGGCGCCTCGCCGGTGCTGACCACCGCGATGAAGTCGGTCGGCGAAGTCATGGCGATCGGCCGCACCTTTGCCGAATCGCTGCAGAAGGCGCTGCGTGGCATGGAGACTGGCCTTACCGGCCTCGACGAAATCGAAATCCCGGACATGGACGAAAACGGCGATGGCCGTAACGCCATCCGCGCCGCGATCGGCACGCCGACGCCGGACCGTCTGCGCATGGTCGCCCAGGCGCTGCGTCTCGGCATGAGCGAGGCGGAAGTCCACGAGGCGAGCAAGATCGATCCGTGGTTCATCGCTCAGTTCAAGGCGATCGTCGACATGGAAGCCCGCATCCGCGAGCACGGCCTGCCCCAGGATGCCGACAACCTGCGCATGCTGAAGGCCATGGGCTTCTCCGATGCCCGTCTGGCAACGCTCGGCGGCAAGCGCCCGAAGGAAGTGGCCGAACTGCGCAATGCGCTGAATGTGCGTCCGGTCTACAAGCGCATCGATACCTGCGCCGCCGAATTCGCCTCGCCGACCGCCTACATGTACTCGACCTACGAGACGCCCTTCGTCGGTGCCGCCCGTTCTGAAGCCGAGGTTTCCGACCGCAAGAAGGTCGTCATCCTTGGTGGTGGCCCGAACCGCATTGGCCAGGGTATCGAGTTCGACTATTGCTGCTGCCACGCCGCCTTCGCGCTGAAGGATGCCGGCTATGAAGCGATCATGATCAACTGCAACCCGGAGACGGTTTCGACCGACTACGACACCTCCGATCGCCTCTACTTCGAACCGCTGACCGCCGAAGACGTGATCGAGATCATGCGCGCCGAGCAGGAAAAGGGCGAGCTCGTCGGCGTCATCGTGCAGTTCGGTGGCCAGACGCCGCTGAAGCTCGCCGAAGCGCTGGAAAAGAACGGGATTCCGATCCTTGGCACCGCGCCGGACGCGATCGACCTCGCCGAAGACCGCGACCGCTTCCAGAAGCTGCTGATGAAGCTCGATCTCAACCAGCCGAATAACGGCATCGCCTATTCGGTCGAGCAGGCCCGCCTCGTCGCTGGCGAGATCGGCTTCCCGCTGGTCGTGCGCCCGTCCTACGTACTCGGCGGCCGCGCGATGCAGATCATCCATTCGGAAAGCATGCTGCAGAGCTATCTGCTCGACACGGTGCCGGGCCTCGTTCCTGAAGACATCAAGCAACGTTACCCGAACGACAAGACCGGCCAGATCAATACGCTGCTCGGCAAGAACCCGCTGCTGTTCGACAGCTACCTGACGAACGCCACCGAAGTGGACGTCGACTGCCTCTGCGACGGCAAGGATGTGTTCGTCTCGGGCATCATGGAGCACATCGAGGAGGCCGGCATCCATTCGGGCGACAGCGCCTGCTCTCTGCCGGTGCACACGCTCGATACTGCCATGGTCGACGAACTCGAGCGCCAGACGGCAGCCCTTGCCAAGGCACTCAATGTCGGCGGCCTGATGAACGTGCAGTTCGCCATCAAGGACGGCACGATCTACGTGCTCGAAGTCAACCCGCGCGCATCGCGTACCGTGCCCTTCGTTGCCAAGACGATCGGCGCGCCGATCGCCAAGATCGCAGCCCGCGTCATGGCCGGCGAAGCACTTGATGTCGCGATCGCGGCCTACGGCGAAAAGCCCGATCCGCGCAACCTGAAGCACATCGCCGTCAAGGAAGCCGTGTTCCCCTTCGCCCGCTTCCCGGGTGTCGATACACTGCTCGGTCCGGAAATGCGATCGACCGGCGAAGTTATCGGTCTCGATACCGACTATGCGCTCGCCTTCGCCAAGTCGCAACTCGGCGCCGGCGTCGACCTGCCGCGCGATGGAACGGTATTCGTTTCGGTGCGCGACGAAGACAAGACCCGGGTTCTTCCGGCGATCCGCATCCTCGTCGACATCGGCTTCAAGGTCATGGCCACCGGTGGCACGGCCCGCTTCCTTGGTGAACACGGCATTGCCGCCTCCAAGGTCAACAAGGTCCAGGAAGGCCGGCCGCACGTCGAGGATGCGATCCGCAACCGCCAGGTCCAGCTCGTGTTCAACACCACCGACAGCAACAAGGCGATCTCGGACTCGAAGTCGCTGCGTCGCGCGACGCTGATGCAGAAGGTTCCCTACTACACGACGATGGCCGGCGCCGAAGCGGCAGCGCACGCGATCAAGGCACTGAAGGCCGGCAGCCTCGAAGTGCGTCCGCTGCAGAGCTACTTCAAGGCCTAA
- a CDS encoding aldo/keto reductase, with protein MDCVSLGKTGPSVSALGLGCMGMSGMYGPADRAESIATIHAALEAGITLLDTGDFYGMGHNEMLIGEALKGAKREKALISVKFGALRDAAGNWSGYDSRPKAIRNFLAYSLQRLGVDHIDIYRPSRLDPDVPIEDTIGAIADMVKAGYVKHIGLSEIGAETIRRAAAVHPISDLQIEYSLISRGIEHEILPACRQLGIGVTAYGVLSRGLISGHWEKGAAGKGDFRAMSPRFQEGNIDKNLALVEALRQIAEKKGVSVAQIAIAWVAAQGKDIVPLIGARRRDRLAEALASRDVHLNAGDLAAIELAVPKNAAAGARYPEAQLAHMDSER; from the coding sequence ATGGATTGCGTTTCACTCGGAAAGACCGGCCCCTCGGTCTCGGCGCTCGGCCTCGGCTGCATGGGCATGTCCGGCATGTACGGCCCGGCCGACCGTGCCGAAAGCATCGCCACCATCCACGCCGCGCTGGAGGCTGGCATCACGCTGCTCGACACCGGCGATTTCTACGGCATGGGTCACAACGAGATGCTAATCGGCGAAGCGCTGAAGGGCGCAAAGCGCGAGAAGGCCCTGATAAGTGTCAAGTTCGGCGCCTTGCGTGACGCCGCCGGCAACTGGTCCGGCTATGATTCCCGCCCGAAGGCCATTCGCAACTTTCTCGCCTATTCGCTGCAACGCCTTGGCGTCGATCATATCGATATCTATCGCCCCTCCAGGCTCGATCCCGATGTGCCGATCGAGGACACGATCGGCGCGATCGCCGACATGGTGAAGGCTGGCTATGTCAAGCATATCGGCCTCTCCGAAATCGGTGCCGAGACCATTCGTCGTGCGGCTGCCGTCCATCCGATCTCGGATCTGCAGATCGAATACTCGCTGATTTCGCGCGGGATCGAGCACGAGATCCTGCCCGCCTGCCGACAACTCGGCATCGGCGTCACGGCCTATGGTGTTCTCTCACGTGGCCTGATCAGTGGCCATTGGGAGAAGGGCGCCGCCGGCAAGGGCGATTTCCGCGCCATGAGCCCGCGTTTCCAGGAGGGCAATATCGACAAGAACCTCGCCCTCGTGGAAGCGCTGAGGCAGATCGCTGAAAAGAAGGGTGTTTCAGTGGCGCAGATCGCGATCGCCTGGGTGGCCGCCCAGGGCAAGGACATTGTACCGTTGATCGGAGCACGCCGCCGCGACCGCCTGGCGGAAGCCCTTGCCTCGCGCGACGTCCATCTCAATGCGGGCGATCTCGCGGCGATCGAACTGGCGGTTCCGAAAAACGCCGCCGCGGGCGCCCGCTATCCCGAGGCGCAGCTCGCCCATATGGACAGCGAACGTTGA
- a CDS encoding MATE family efflux transporter: MLTANASPTSLTTDNSWRTHYRASFYLGVPFIGAQLAQLAINTTDVLMVGKLGATELAAIILATQMYFTVYVFGNGFANAVVPMAAQAVGRGDKVSVRRSVRMGMWVVLLYGVLTAPVLWMAEPILLFAGQQPKVAALAGEYIRIAQWAIFPGLIFMVLRAFLSGLERAGIILYVTLATLVLNALLCYVLIFGHFGFPKLGIFGAAVAALGVAVLGAALTIAYIKSKPELNQYELFVRFWRPDWVAFREVVFLGIPISLTILAEVSLFTVASLLMGTIGTVELAAHGIALQFASIAFMIPLGLAQAATVRVGLSYGRGDLLGVRRAAIASLVLGAGFAIVGSAIYALFPSQLAALYLDTERPDAAAVLAFAAPLIVIAGAFQLVDGMQAIAAGMLRGLKDTKVPMLLALISYWPIGFVCAWAFAFLFNFGGIGVWFGFVLGLAAAAVLLNWRFFRMLNAMSAKAAAMATH; this comes from the coding sequence ATGCTGACCGCAAATGCGAGCCCTACGTCTTTGACGACCGACAATTCCTGGCGGACGCATTATCGCGCGAGTTTCTATCTTGGCGTCCCGTTCATCGGTGCCCAGCTCGCCCAGCTCGCCATCAACACGACGGACGTGCTGATGGTCGGCAAGCTCGGCGCGACCGAGCTTGCGGCCATCATTCTCGCGACGCAGATGTATTTCACGGTCTATGTCTTCGGGAACGGTTTTGCCAACGCCGTGGTGCCTATGGCGGCCCAAGCCGTCGGGCGAGGCGACAAGGTCTCGGTGCGCCGTTCCGTGCGCATGGGCATGTGGGTGGTTCTGCTTTACGGCGTCCTGACGGCGCCGGTGCTCTGGATGGCCGAGCCGATCCTGCTTTTTGCCGGGCAACAGCCGAAGGTCGCAGCACTCGCAGGCGAGTACATCCGCATTGCGCAGTGGGCGATCTTTCCCGGTCTCATCTTCATGGTGCTCCGCGCCTTCCTGAGCGGGCTGGAGAGGGCAGGCATCATTCTATACGTGACGCTGGCAACCCTCGTGCTCAACGCCCTGCTTTGCTACGTCCTGATTTTCGGTCATTTCGGCTTTCCGAAACTCGGCATTTTCGGCGCAGCCGTCGCCGCCCTCGGCGTTGCCGTGCTCGGAGCGGCACTGACGATCGCCTACATCAAAAGCAAGCCGGAGCTCAACCAGTACGAATTGTTCGTGCGCTTCTGGCGCCCCGACTGGGTGGCGTTTCGCGAAGTCGTCTTTCTCGGCATTCCGATCTCGCTGACAATCCTTGCGGAGGTCAGCCTCTTCACGGTCGCGTCGCTGCTGATGGGGACCATTGGCACGGTCGAGCTTGCGGCCCATGGCATCGCCCTGCAGTTCGCCTCTATCGCTTTCATGATCCCGCTCGGTCTCGCCCAAGCCGCAACCGTGCGCGTAGGTCTTTCCTATGGGCGCGGCGATCTCCTGGGCGTGCGCCGGGCGGCGATTGCGTCGCTCGTGCTCGGCGCCGGCTTTGCCATCGTCGGCAGCGCGATCTATGCGCTTTTCCCGAGCCAGCTCGCCGCGCTCTATCTCGACACCGAGCGGCCGGACGCCGCCGCGGTTCTTGCTTTTGCCGCGCCGCTCATCGTCATTGCCGGCGCTTTCCAGCTCGTCGACGGCATGCAGGCGATCGCTGCCGGCATGCTGCGCGGGCTGAAGGACACCAAGGTACCCATGCTGCTGGCATTGATCTCCTATTGGCCGATCGGCTTTGTGTGCGCCTGGGCCTTCGCCTTCCTGTTCAACTTCGGCGGGATCGGTGTCTGGTTCGGCTTCGTGCTCGGGCTAGCCGCTGCGGCCGTGCTGTTGAATTGGCGCTTCTTCCGCATGCTCAACGCCATGTCGGCAAAGGCTGCCGCCATGGCGACCCACTGA
- a CDS encoding neutral zinc metallopeptidase: MEWKGRRQSENIEDQRGASPGGGLGGNPFGRGGGFRMPGGGGGMRRAGGGMSFGTIIFLVILYFILKAVGIDMLQVLEGGGGQVQQPGFEQSDGSPAPRGSAQEEEMKQFMATVLAETEDTWNGIFQANGKQYEEPKMVLFRGQVRSACGFASAASGPFYCPGDHKVYLDMSFFDELAQKFDASGDFAQAYVVAHEVGHHVQNLIGVLPKFNQMRQSMSETEANQMSVRVELQADCFAGVWGKYTEQKGLLEQGDLEEALNAATQIGDDTLQKRMQGYVVPESFNHGTSEQRMRWFKRGFDSGKMSACDTFSGGV; this comes from the coding sequence ATGGAGTGGAAAGGCCGCCGCCAATCCGAGAATATCGAAGACCAGCGCGGCGCGAGCCCGGGTGGGGGCCTCGGCGGCAATCCGTTCGGCCGTGGTGGCGGATTTCGCATGCCGGGCGGCGGAGGCGGCATGCGGCGCGCCGGCGGCGGCATGAGCTTCGGCACGATCATCTTCCTCGTCATCCTCTACTTCATTCTCAAGGCCGTGGGCATCGACATGCTGCAGGTGCTGGAAGGCGGCGGCGGTCAGGTACAGCAGCCCGGCTTCGAGCAGAGCGACGGTTCGCCGGCACCGCGCGGCTCTGCCCAGGAAGAGGAAATGAAGCAGTTCATGGCGACGGTGCTTGCAGAGACAGAGGATACCTGGAACGGCATTTTCCAGGCGAATGGCAAGCAATATGAGGAGCCCAAGATGGTGCTCTTCCGCGGCCAGGTGCGCTCGGCCTGCGGCTTCGCGTCTGCCGCCTCCGGGCCGTTCTATTGCCCGGGCGACCACAAGGTCTATCTCGACATGAGCTTCTTCGACGAACTCGCCCAGAAGTTCGACGCATCGGGTGACTTCGCCCAGGCCTATGTCGTCGCCCATGAGGTCGGCCACCACGTCCAGAACCTGATCGGCGTCCTGCCGAAATTCAACCAGATGCGCCAGTCGATGAGCGAGACCGAGGCCAACCAGATGTCCGTCCGCGTCGAGCTGCAGGCCGATTGCTTCGCCGGCGTCTGGGGCAAATACACGGAGCAGAAGGGCCTGCTCGAGCAAGGCGACCTCGAAGAGGCGCTGAACGCCGCCACCCAGATCGGCGACGACACGCTGCAGAAGCGCATGCAGGGCTACGTGGTGCCGGAGAGCTTCAACCACGGCACTTCCGAACAGCGGATGCGCTGGTTCAAGCGCGGCTTTGACAGCGGCAAGATGTCGGCCTGCGATACGTTCTCCGGCGGCGTCTGA